CGGGCGCCAGGAGGGCATTGCCGCCAAGGCAGTGGTGCTGTTGGTTAAAAAATGAGAATGAAAAGAAGAGAGTGGAGATAGATTATGATCGGAATCATTGCGGCACTGAAGGATGAAGTGCGGGACATTAAAAACAACATGACACAGGTCGAGACCAGTGAGAAGGCGGGAATGACCTTTTATAAGGGCATGCTTTACAGCAAGCCGGTGGTGGCTGTGATGTGCGGCGTGGGCAAGGTCAACGCGGCGCTGTGCACCCAGGCTCTGGCAGACCTTTTTAATGTGGACTGTGTGATCAATGTGGGCGTGGGCGGCGCTGTGGCCAAAGGCCTGACCGTGGGCGACATTGTGATCTCGAAGGATTCGGTCCAGTATGATATGGACGCCTCAGCCTTTGGGCACCCCAGAGGTGAGATCCCCAACATGGACATTACCTTTTTCCCGGCCGATGAGCGGCTGATTAAACTGGCCAAAGAGGCGGCAGCCCAGGTCGGGGCGGCAGCCCTGGTGGGCCGTGTGATGACCGCTGACCTGGGGGTTGATTCTCAGGCGCTCAAGCAGGAGCTGACCGAGCTTTTCGGCGGGGCCTGTGTGGAGATGGAGGGCGCGGCCATCGGCCAGGCAGCCTACATCAATCACATTCCCTATATCGTGATCCGCTCCATTTCAGACAATGCGGACGGTAACCTGGTAGAAACCTACCAGAATAATTTCCAGATGTCTGTGGTCAACGCAGCCAAGATGGTGCTGGAAATGGTTAAAAATTACTAAAGACAGAAGGTGTTTCCCTTGGATCTTTTTGATGATTTTAGTGTAGTCCCGGCCCACCGGCCTACCTGGGCGGAGATCAAGCTTGAGAACCTGCTCTTTAACCTTGAGCAGATAAAAAAAGCGGTAGGGCCAGAGGCCCGGATCATGGGCGTGGTCAAGGCGGACGCCTATGGCCACGGCGTGGATGTGGCCGAGCTCCTGCAGGACGAGGGCGTGCCCTGGCTGGGAGTCGCTTTTCTGGACGAGGCCATCGCCCTGCGCCAGAAAGGGATTGACCGCTGCGATCTCTTTATTCTGGGCTACACCGGCGCCGACCAGATTCCAGAGCTGGTGGAATGGGATGTGACGCCTGGGGTTTATCAGCTTGAGTTTGCCCAGGCCCTCTCGGACTACTGTGTGGTCAATGGCTCGGTGCATCCGGTCCATATCAAGGTGGACACCGGCATGGGCCGGATCGGCTTCCGGTGGGATGAGGCGGTGGAGGCGGTCCTGAAGATCGCAGAGATGCCGGGCATCCGCATCGAGGGGCTTTACACCCACTTTGCCACTGCGGATGAAGGCGACAAGGACTTTACGCATTTACAGCTCATGCGCTACGCTCAGGTGGTCAAGGCGCTTTCCGATAAGGGCGTTGAGATTCCGCTCAAGCATGTGGAAAACTCAGCCGCCATCATTGATTTTGATAAAACGGTTTTTAACATGGTGCGGCCGGGCATCATTCTCTACGGCCACTACCCCTCAGACGAGGTGAAAAAGGAAAAGCTTGGGCTAAAGCCGGTTATGAGCTTTAAAACCAGAATCGTCCATATCAAGACCATTCACGCGGGGGACTCGGTGAGCTATGGACGAAAGTTCACGGCTGAGTGTGACCGAAAAATCGCGACACTGCCGGTGGGCTATGCTGACGGCTACAGCCGGATGCTCTCCGGAAAGGGTGCGGAGGTACTGATTAACGGCTACCGCGCGCCTGTTGTGGGGAATATCTGTATGGACCAGTGTATGGTTGATATTACAGGCCTTGAGGGCGTTTCGCTCTATGATGAGGTGGAGCTTTTCGGGGAGAACCTCCCCGCCGAGGAGCTGGCTGAAAAGCTGGGCACCATCTCCTATGAGCTGCTCTGTATGGTCAACAAGCGGGTTCCCCGCATTTATGATTTTATGGGTGAGAAACATCTGGAGGTAGAGATACTGAACGATGGATTTTTTGGCGGCCTCTGACCGCTGTAAAATTTATGAGGTTAGGCCGGCCGGCGGTGTGTCGGCCGATGTGATGGGGAAATGGAAAACAAAATCAAAGATAATAAGGTCGCCCGTACCATTTTTGAGTACGTGGGCATTTTGTTCGGGACATTTATGACAGCCCTGGCTGCCAATATGTTCATGATTCCCAATAAGCTGGCACCCGGGGGCTTCAGCGGGCTTGCCACTGTGCTCTACTATGTGACGGGGCTGCCGGTTGGGACGGTTACCTTTGTATTCTCTGTGGCCACACAGCTGATCTCGCTCAAAGTGCTGGGCAAGAGCGTGGGCCTCAAGAGCTTTGTCTGTACCCTGGCCTACGGGGTTCTGGTCGATGTGATGGCAGGTGTGATACCGCCCTTCTCAGACGACGTCCTTCTGGCCAGTATTTTCGCCGGCGTCCTTTACGGGGTCGGCATGGGCGTGCTGTACCGCATGGGCGGCTCCGGCGGCGGGACAGACCTGCTGGCCCGGATGCTCCATAAGGTCACAAAGCGCCTGACTCTGAGCACCTGGATCATGTGCATTGACTTCTGCGTTGTCCTCTTTGCGGGGATCGCCTTTAAAAACATTTCGATCATGCTTTATTCCATCATCGTGCTGTTTTTATACACGCAGGTCATGGATTTTGTCATCGCGGGCAACAATTACGCCAAGGCGGCCAACATTGTCTCAGACAAAAGTCCGGAAATCTGTGAGCGCATCCGCACAGACCTCAACAAGAGCGCCACGATTTTTCACGCCTACGGCGCGTATTCGGGGCAGAGCAAGGATGTGGTTTACTGCATTGTCTACAGAAACCAGATCGCTAAGCTCAAAAGCATCATCTATGAGATTGACCCGAACGCCTTTGTAACCCTGGCCGATACCCAGGAGGTGCTGGGCGCAGGGTTTAAGAATTTCAATGGAGAATGAAGAATTGAGAATGGAGAATTGATGAACCCTTTTTCTATCGAAAAAGTGATTAAGACAGCGGCCGCAGGCCGCCATTCCATTCAAAATGCGTTGCATTTTGTTCCTCTAATTCTCCATTCTGCATTCTCAAATCTCCATTGGCAAAATTTGCTTTCTTATTAGGAAGGCATATAAATTACCATGTTTGTTCGCACTTTGCGAAGTGCTAAAAATATTTTAGAAGGAGTAACATATGGAAAACTTAGAAAAAACAGCAAAAGGTATCCGCCGGGATATCGTGAAAATGATTGGTAAAGCCGCTTCCGGTCATCCGGGTGGATCTTTATCAGCAGTTGAAATTTTGAGCTTGTTATATTTTGAAAAGATGAACGTTGATCCAAAGGATCCTAAAAAAGCAGACCGCGACCGTTTCGTCTTGTCAAAGGGCCATGCCGCACCGGTTCTGTACGCAACCCTGGCAGCAAAGGGCTTCTTTGACGCATCCGAACTGGATAACTTACGTCAGGTTGGTGCCATCCTTCAGGGCCACCCGGACATGAAGAAGATTCCGGGTGTGGATATGTCCACCGGTTCTCTGGGCCAGGGTATCTCCGCTGCTGTCGGTATGGCGCTGGGCGCTAAGATTGATGCGGCAGACTGGAAAACCTATGTGTTACTCGGCGACGGCGAACTCCAGGAAGGCCTGGTCTGGGAAGCTGCCATGTCCGCAGCCCACTACAAGCTGGACAACCTGATCGCCTTTGTGGATAACAACAACCTGCAGATCGACGGCGCCATCACAGACGTTATGTCACCGTACCCGATTGATGAAAAATTTGCGGCCTTTGGCTGGAATGTCATCAACATCGCAGACGGCAACGACTTTGATCAGTTGCGCGAAGGCCTTGAAAAAGCTTATGCCTGCGAAGGCAAGCCTTCTGTTTTAGTCTGCAAAACCGTTAAGGGCAAGGGCGTTTCCTACATGGAAAACAATGCTGGCTGGCACGGTAAGGGACCAAACGCGGAACAGGTTGAAATTGCACTGAAAGAACTGGAGGATTAATCATGAGTAAAAAATCAACAAGACAGGCGTACGGCGAATATTTAGCAGTGCTCGCCGAAAAAAATAAAGATATTGTGGTTCTGGACGCGGATTTATCCGGCGCGACCAAAACCTCTGAATTTAAAAAGGTGATGCCAGAACGTCATTTTAACGCCGGTATCGCAGAATGCGACCTCATGGGCATGTCCGCTGGCTTAGCCACCACAGGCAAGATCCCGTTTGCCAGCACCTTTGCCATTTTCGGCGCTGGCCGTGCTTTTGAAATCATCCGCAACAGCATCTGCTATCCAAAGCTGAACGTGAAGATTGCCCTGACCCATGCGGGGATCTCCGTCGGCGAAGACGGCGGCTCCCACCAGTCTGTGGAAGACGTTGCCCTGATGCGCGCGGTTCCGAACATGACCGTTCTGGTACCGGCAGACGCCACTGAAACACAGCGCATGATGGACGCAGCCGTTGCCATCGACGGCCCGGTCTACATCCGCTTAGGCCGTCTGGACACCAACGTGATCTTTGACGAAGACTATGAATTTGAAGTCGGCAAGGCATCCGCATTAAAAGAAGGCCACGACCTGACCATCATGGCTATGGGCTTAATGGTTGAAAAGGCTCTGGAAGCCGCTGACATCTTAAAGGCAGAAGGCATCTCCGCCCGCGTCCTGAACATGGGCTCCATCAAACCCATTGACCGTGAAGCCATCGAAGCAGCCGCCAAAGAAACTGGCGCCATCGTCACTGCTGAAGAACACAGCATCATCGGCGGCCTGGCCGGCGCAGTCTGCGAAGTTCTGGCAGAAACCACTCCGGCACCGGTTGAAAAAGTCGGCGTGATGGATCAGTTCGGCCAGTCCGGCAAAGCGCTGGAACTGCTTGAAAAATACAACCTGACTACTGGCGCCATCGTGGAAGCCGCCAAAAAGGTCGTGGCACGCAAAGCCAAATAAAGATACCGCATGAGAGGCAGGGTCTGAAACAGACCCTGCCTCTTTTTTAAATGGAAAATTTCCGATTTATTCAAAGGGTATCGCGGCGATACGGGCTGAAGGGACGGGACTCTGGGATTGGCGGTCTTGGTATCCCTACCTGTTCCGACAGCGAATTAATTTTTATTTAAGAATTGAACATTTTCAGGTTGAAACATTTGCGTTTAAAGAAAATTAAGCAAAGGGACAAGTTTTAGGGAAGAACTTTTTTGTAAAAACCCTGTAAAAAATCTTTAAAATTAAAAAATATCTTTGCCACACTTTTTGCCACATATTGAAATCCCCGCAAAACTCTGATATGATGAGATTACATTCTGGTGCTGTGGACGCCACAGACCGGTAAAACATGTCCAATCTCTACAGTTTATCCCTTGATGCCAAAGACTGCTCCGAG
The DNA window shown above is from Eubacterium limosum and carries:
- a CDS encoding 5'-methylthioadenosine/adenosylhomocysteine nucleosidase, whose translation is MIGIIAALKDEVRDIKNNMTQVETSEKAGMTFYKGMLYSKPVVAVMCGVGKVNAALCTQALADLFNVDCVINVGVGGAVAKGLTVGDIVISKDSVQYDMDASAFGHPRGEIPNMDITFFPADERLIKLAKEAAAQVGAAALVGRVMTADLGVDSQALKQELTELFGGACVEMEGAAIGQAAYINHIPYIVIRSISDNADGNLVETYQNNFQMSVVNAAKMVLEMVKNY
- the alr gene encoding alanine racemase, yielding MDLFDDFSVVPAHRPTWAEIKLENLLFNLEQIKKAVGPEARIMGVVKADAYGHGVDVAELLQDEGVPWLGVAFLDEAIALRQKGIDRCDLFILGYTGADQIPELVEWDVTPGVYQLEFAQALSDYCVVNGSVHPVHIKVDTGMGRIGFRWDEAVEAVLKIAEMPGIRIEGLYTHFATADEGDKDFTHLQLMRYAQVVKALSDKGVEIPLKHVENSAAIIDFDKTVFNMVRPGIILYGHYPSDEVKKEKLGLKPVMSFKTRIVHIKTIHAGDSVSYGRKFTAECDRKIATLPVGYADGYSRMLSGKGAEVLINGYRAPVVGNICMDQCMVDITGLEGVSLYDEVELFGENLPAEELAEKLGTISYELLCMVNKRVPRIYDFMGEKHLEVEILNDGFFGGL
- a CDS encoding YitT family protein, which gives rise to MENKIKDNKVARTIFEYVGILFGTFMTALAANMFMIPNKLAPGGFSGLATVLYYVTGLPVGTVTFVFSVATQLISLKVLGKSVGLKSFVCTLAYGVLVDVMAGVIPPFSDDVLLASIFAGVLYGVGMGVLYRMGGSGGGTDLLARMLHKVTKRLTLSTWIMCIDFCVVLFAGIAFKNISIMLYSIIVLFLYTQVMDFVIAGNNYAKAANIVSDKSPEICERIRTDLNKSATIFHAYGAYSGQSKDVVYCIVYRNQIAKLKSIIYEIDPNAFVTLADTQEVLGAGFKNFNGE
- a CDS encoding transketolase, whose protein sequence is MENLEKTAKGIRRDIVKMIGKAASGHPGGSLSAVEILSLLYFEKMNVDPKDPKKADRDRFVLSKGHAAPVLYATLAAKGFFDASELDNLRQVGAILQGHPDMKKIPGVDMSTGSLGQGISAAVGMALGAKIDAADWKTYVLLGDGELQEGLVWEAAMSAAHYKLDNLIAFVDNNNLQIDGAITDVMSPYPIDEKFAAFGWNVINIADGNDFDQLREGLEKAYACEGKPSVLVCKTVKGKGVSYMENNAGWHGKGPNAEQVEIALKELED
- a CDS encoding transketolase family protein — encoded protein: MSKKSTRQAYGEYLAVLAEKNKDIVVLDADLSGATKTSEFKKVMPERHFNAGIAECDLMGMSAGLATTGKIPFASTFAIFGAGRAFEIIRNSICYPKLNVKIALTHAGISVGEDGGSHQSVEDVALMRAVPNMTVLVPADATETQRMMDAAVAIDGPVYIRLGRLDTNVIFDEDYEFEVGKASALKEGHDLTIMAMGLMVEKALEAADILKAEGISARVLNMGSIKPIDREAIEAAAKETGAIVTAEEHSIIGGLAGAVCEVLAETTPAPVEKVGVMDQFGQSGKALELLEKYNLTTGAIVEAAKKVVARKAK